From Stigmatopora argus isolate UIUO_Sarg chromosome 14, RoL_Sarg_1.0, whole genome shotgun sequence, the proteins below share one genomic window:
- the LOC144088879 gene encoding retinoic acid-induced protein 3: protein MSPTLLTEDHRMAFSLVLLFHVPFASLSQSTRNITNETSNPTSWNSTAHKAIPGCRPGLDPLYRYLCDRRAMWGIVLETLASSGFLFSIFLLLGLLIWSLWICVSLRQQRSSIGSIVACMTMFLLATGGIFAITFSFIVQLSPQTCPTRIFLFGVFFSLAFSCLLARCLALLGFAAARGWGEPAIALGLFVIQVIISTEWLILVIVRDKKPCEYSQEEFVMLQIYVLCLLATSLILSLHFLCRSCTTYNYRYAGALHQQSRQQAVLLFLTLLLSAGIWAAWIAMLTKVNSNLERRPQWDDPTLAVALVANGWLLLMGHGLVQVAFLCRGEAKSKEIPLSFAGWTSHSADIPGLNSPKAGTRNGSFENESEQRKGQRVDPTLQSPYESGFSMTRIDPNTDYTIPRPQSTNYGEPYDEYYGQF, encoded by the exons ATGAGTCCAACCTTGTTAACCGAAGATCACAGGATGGCATTCTCCCTTGTCCTTCTCTTCCACGTCCCCTTCGCTTCTTTATCTCAATCAACGAGAAACATCACCAATGAGACGTCAAACCCTACCTCCTGGAACTCCACCGCCCACAAGGCCATTCCAGGCTGCCGTCCAGGTCTAGACCCTCTCTATCGGTACCTGTGTGACCGCAGAGCCATGTGGGGCATCGTCTTGGAAACTCTGGCCTCTTCTGGTTTCCTCTTCAGTATATTCCTCCTTCTGGGCCTCCTTATCTGGTCTCTGTGGATCTGCGTCTCCTTACGACAACAACGCAGCAGCATAGGGAGCATAGTGGCCTGCATGACCATGTTTTTGTTGGCAACGGGTGGCATCTTTGCCATCACCTTCTCCTTCATTGTCCAGCTAAGCCCTCAGACGTGCCCAACCAGGATCTTCCTCTTTGGCGTCTTCTTCTCCTTGGCCTTCTCTTGCTTGTTGGCTCGATGCCTAGCTTTGTTGGGCTTCGCCGCCGCTCGAGGTTGGGGCGAGCCCGCCATTGCTTTGGGACTTTTTGTCATTCAGGTGATCATTTCCACCGAATGGCTCATACTGGTCATAGTGCGGGATAAGAAGCCTTGCGAGTACAGCCAAGAGGAATTCGTCATGTTGCAGATCTACGTCTTGTGCCTCCTGGCGACAAGCTTGATTCTCTCTTTGCATTTCCTGTGTCGCTCCTGCACCACGTACAACTACCGGTACGCCGGCGCACTGCACCAGCAGAGCCGCCAACAGGCCGTGCTCCTCTTCCTCACGCTCCTGCTCTCCGCCGGCATTTGGGCGGCGTGGATCGCGATGCTCACCAAAGTGAACTCCAATTTGGAGCGCCGGCCGCAGTGGGACGACCCGACGCTCGCTGTGGCCTTGGTGGCCAACGGATGGTTGTTGTTGATGGGACACGGCTTGGTGCAAGTTGCCTTCCTGTGCAGGGGCGAGGCCAAATCTAAGGAAATCCCTCTGAGCTTTGCGGGCTGGACCAGCCACAGTGCTGACATCCCCGGGTTGAACAGTCCCAAGGCGGGAACCAGGAATGGAAGTTTTGAGAACGAGTCAGAACAAAGGAAAG GCCAGCGAGTAGATCCAACGCTGCAATCACCCTACGAGTCGGGATTCTCCATGACC AGAATTGACCCCAATACAGATTATACCATTCCTCGCCCACAGAGCACCAACTATGGGGAACCATATGACGAATATTATGGACAATTTTAG
- the pde6hb gene encoding retinal cone rhodopsin-sensitive cGMP 3',5'-cyclic phosphodiesterase subunit gamma: protein MNSNPPAGSALAPGGATGPTTPKKGPPKFKQRQTRTFKSKAPKPGQKGFGDDIPGMEGLGTDITVVCPWEAFGDMELSDLAKYGII, encoded by the exons ATGAACTCCAACCCACCGGCAGGAAGCGCCCTGGCCCCTGGCGGAGCCACTGGCCCCACCACACCAAAGAAGGGCCCACCCAAATTCAAGCAGAGGCAGACTCGTACGTTCAAGAGCAAGGCCCCCAAACCAGGCcagaaagg CTTTGGTGACGACATCCCCGGCATGGAGGGTCTTGGCACAGACATCACAGTCGTGTGCCCATGGGAAGCCTTTGGCGACATGGAGCTCAGCGACCTGGCCAAATACGGCATCATTTAA